The genomic interval GTAAGCATGTTCCCATACATCTAATCCTAATACAGGCGTTTTACCTTCCATTAATGGATTCTCCTGATTTGGAGTTGATGTAATTTCTAATTCACCGTTGTTTACTACTAACCATGCCCAACCTGATCCGAAGCGACCAGCTGCTGCATCAGCGAATTGTTGTTTAAATGCATCAAGTGAACCAAATTTCGCAACGATTGCATCTACAACTTCACCTTTTTCTTCCTTACCTGGCGCAAGTAAAGTCCAGAATAATGAGTGGTTGTAATGTCCACCACCGTTATTTACTACAGCAGTCTTTTTATCAGCTGGAACTTCGTTAATTTTTTTCATTAAATCTTCAACTGATAAATTTTCAAATTCAGTTCCCGCAACCGCTTCGTTTAATTTC from Macrococcus armenti carries:
- a CDS encoding superoxide dismutase; protein product: MAFELPQLGYAYDALEPHIDKETMEIHHTRHHNTYVTKLNEAVAGTEFENLSVEDLMKKINEVPADKKTAVVNNGGGHYNHSLFWTLLAPGKEEKGEVVDAIVAKFGSLDAFKQQFADAAAGRFGSGWAWLVVNNGELEITSTPNQENPLMEGKTPVLGLDVWEHAYYLNYQNKRPDYIAAFWNVVNWEKVNELYLAAK